In Fusarium falciforme chromosome 10, complete sequence, a single genomic region encodes these proteins:
- a CDS encoding 60S ribosomal protein L12, which yields MPPKFDPNEVKVIHLRATGGEVGASSALAPKIGPLGLSPKKVGEDIAKATGDWKGLRVTVKLTIQNRQAAVSVVPTASSLIIKALKEPPRDRKKEKNIKHNKSVSLDEIVEIARTMRYKSFAKELKGTVKEILGTAYSVGCQVDGKPPQTIIEGIDSGDIEIPEE from the exons ATGC CTCCCAAGTTCGATCCcaacgaggtcaaggtcat CCACCTCCGCGCCACTGGCGGTGAGGTCGGTGCCTCCTCTGCTCTCGCTCCCAAGATTGGTCCTCTGGGTCTCTCTCCCAAGAAGGTCGGAGAAGACATTGCTAAGGCCACCGGTGACTGG AAAGGCTTGCGCGTGACTGTCAAGCTCACCATCCAGAACCGTCAGGCTGCGGTGTCCGTCGTTCCCACTGCTTCttccctcatcatcaaggctctGAAGGAGCCTCCCCGTGAtcgcaagaaggagaagaacatcAAGCACAACAAGTCCGTCAGCCTCGACGAGATCGTCGAGATTGCCCGTACCATGCGCTACAAGTCCTTcgccaaggagctcaagggcaCTGTCAAGGAGATTCTGGGTACTGCCTACAGTGTTGGCTGCCAGGTTGACGGCAAGCCTCCTCAGACTATCATTGAGGGTATCGACAGTGGTGACATTGAGA TCCCCGAGGAGTAA
- a CDS encoding Protein transport protein SEC23, producing MDYETAKEQWGEVEDRDGVRLSWNTFPSSRMEASRLVVPIGALYTPLKEKPDTPLLHFEPVTCKQPCRSVLNPFCQVDVRARVWICPFCLSRNQLPPHYKDITANAIPPELHPANTTIEYRLSRPAPAPPIFLYVVDMCQEADSLASLKESLVMSLSLLPENSLVGLITYGTMAHVHEIGYEECAKSYVFRGSKEYTAKQVQEMLGLSTSGLRPGMQPQPGRPFPAGPASRFLLPVQQAEFQLTKALESLQKDPWPVANDRRNLRCTGVALSVAVGLMESSFQNAGGRIMLFAGGPATEGPGMVVGPELREPIRSHHDIDRDNVKYYKKALKFYDNLAKRTAHNGHIIDIFAGCLDQVGLLEMKGLCNSTGGHMILTDSFTSSMFKQSFVRIFEKDGDDNLLMGFNAVLEVLTTKELKVTGLIGHAVSLNKKSISVGETECGIGNTCSWKMCGIDPKSSYGIYFEIAGQGPATHQQAPQNGMMQFLTYYQHSSGQFHLRVTTISRPLSSPAGDPAIAQSFDQEAAAVLMSRIAVFKAEVDDGPDVLRWVDRMLIRLCSRFADYRKDDPSSFRLEKNFTLYPQFMFHLRRSQFLQVFNNSPDETAFYRHVLNHEDVSNSLVMIQPTLDSYTFDQDGGQPVLLDSASIQPTHILLLDTFFHILIFHGETIAEWRKAGYQDQEGYENFAGLLEQPKEDARDLITDRFPLPRFIVCDAGGSQARFLLSKLNPSTTHTTGPYGGVGATTAQTIFTDDVSLQTFMDHLMKLAVSGTN from the exons ATGGACTACGAGACGGCAAAGGAGCAATGGGGCGAGGTAGAAGATCGCGATGGTGTCCGGTTGAGTTGGAATACCTTTCCCAGCTCTCGAATG GAAGCTTCAAGGCTCGTTGTTCCGATCGGCGCACTCTACACTCCCttgaaggagaagcccgATACTCCTCTCCTCCACTTTGAGCCTGTCACCTGCAAACAGCCTTGTCGCTCGGTGTTGAACCCCTTCTG CCAAGTCGATGTGCGCGCCAGAGTTTGGATCTGTCCTTTTTGTCTATCGCGAAACCAGCTTCCTCCCCACTACAAAGACATCACCGCCAACGCTATCCCTCCCGAGCTACACCCCGCGAACACAACCATCGAATACCGCCTCTCGCGGCCTGCCCCGGCACCTCCGATCTTCCTATATGTGGTGGACATGTGCCAGGAGGCAGACAGCCTCGCCTCCCTGAAAGAGTCTTTGGTcatgagcttgagcttgttACCTGAGAACTCGCTCGTTGGCCTCATCACATACGGCACCATG GCTCATGTGCACGAAATTGGCTATGAAGAATGCGCCAAATCTTACGTGTTCCGAGGCAGCAAGGAATACACTGCAAAGCAGGTGCAAGAGATGCTTGGACTCTCAACGTCTGGTCTCCGGCCCGGCATGCAGCCCCAACCTGGCCGGCCCTTCCCTGCTGGGCCGGCATCTCGATTCCTCTTGCCTGTCCAGCAGGCTGAATTTCAGCTGACAAAGGCGCTGGAGTCTCTCCAGAAAGACCCCTGGCCTGTTGCCAACGATCGACGCAACCTTCGATGCACCGGTGTTGCCCTCAGTGTCGCTGTGGGCCTCATGGAGTCGTCATTCCAAAATGCTGGTGGCCGCATCATGCTTTTTGCCGGCGGACCTGCGACCGAAGGTCCTGGTATGGTTGTCGGACCCGAACTGAGAGAGCCCATCCGATCGCACCATGATATTGACCGAGACAACGTCAAGTACTACAAGAAAGCCTTGAAG TTCTATGACAACTTGGCCAAACGAACAGCTCACAACGGGCATATCATCGACATTTTTGCGGGCTGCCTTGATCAGGTCGGCCTGCTGGAAATGAAGGGGCTGTGCAACTCAACAGGTGGTCATATGATTCTTACTGACAGCTTCACTTCTTCCATGTTCAAGCAATCCTTCGTGAGGATCTTTGAAAaggatggcgatgacaaCCTATTGATGGGATTCAACGCTGTGCTTGAAGTGCTGACCACCAAGGAACTGAAGGTCACTGGCTTGATCGGACATGCTGTTTCTCTCAACAAGAAGTCCATATCCGTCGGCGAAACAGAATGCGGAATCGGCAACACCTGCTCCTGGAAGATGTGTGGCATTGACCCGAAGTCGAGCTACGGAATCTACTTTGAAATCGCTGGCCAGGGTCCTGCAACACATCAACAGGCGCCACAGAACGGCATGATGCAATTCCTTACATACTACCAACACTCCTCTGGCCAGTTCCATCTTCGTGTCACCACGATTTCAAGGCCCTTGAGCAGTCCCGCCGGCGACCCCGCCATTGCTCAGTCATTCGACCAAGAAGCTGCCGCAGTTCTCATGTCGCGGATCGCCGTCTTCAAGGCTGAAGTCGATGATGGCCCGGACGTACTGCGCTGGGTTGATAGAATGTTGATTCGGCTCTGTTCGAGGTTTGCCGACTACCGCAAAGATGACCCATCCTCCTTCCGACTGGAGAAGAACTTCACTCTGTACCCGCAGTTCATGTTCCACCTCCGTCGAAGCCAGTTCCTCCAGGTGTTCAACAACTCGCCAGACGAAACAGCTTTCTACCGTCATGTGCTGAACCATGAGGATGTGAGCAACTCTCTCGTCATGATCCAGCCTACTCTAGACTCGTACACATTTGACCAGGATGGTGGTCAACCTGTGCTGCTGGACTCGGCCTCTATTCAGCCAACCCatatccttctcctcgacaccTTCTTCCACATTCTGATCTTTCATGGAGAGACAATTGCAGAGTGGAGGAAAGCCGGATACCAGGATCAGGAAGGCTACGAGAACTTTGCTGGTCTCCTAGAACAGCCCAAAGAAGACGCTCGT GATCTCATCACAGACCGATTCCCCCTTCCGCGATTCATCGTCTGCGATGCTGGGGGATCTCAGGCTCGTTTCCTCCTATCCAAGCTCAACCCATCGACTACCCACACAACCGGTCCCTATGGCGGTGTTGGGGCTACAACTGCACAAACCATCTTCACTGATGACGTATCTTTGCAGACCTTTATGGACCACCTAATGAA GCTTGCTGTTAGCGGAACCAACTAA